The following proteins are encoded in a genomic region of Ovis canadensis isolate MfBH-ARS-UI-01 breed Bighorn chromosome 16, ARS-UI_OviCan_v2, whole genome shotgun sequence:
- the ZNF622 gene encoding cytoplasmic 60S subunit biogenesis factor ZNF622 has product MTRSPEVSSQSGSYGVVRPLVARFLPRSRFISRLAMATYTCNTCRAVLEDAEAQRVHYKTDWHRYNLRRKVAGMAPVSLEGFQERVRAQRALAEPESKGAATYCTVCSKKFASFKAYENHLRSRRHVELEKQAVSRKVALMNEKNLEKGLGVDSVDKDAVNAAIQQVIKAQPSTSPKKAAPAPEAEPGCPVAAGGRGTQPRDPGEKPPRLRWFERQAKKLAKQQGEEESEEDLDGDDWEDIDSDEDLECEDAEATEEEEEQDAEEEEAGGSTPLGAIPITDCLFCPHHSSSLTKNVAHMTKVHSFFIPDVEYLSDLKGLIKYLGEKVGVGKICLWCNERGKSFYSTEAVQAHMSDRSHCKLFTDGDALLEFADFYDFRSSYPDHKEGEDHDETEELPSEKTLDYDDETMELILPSGARVGHRSLMRYYKQRFGLSRAVAVAKNQKAVGRVLQQYRALGWTGSTGAALVRQRDMQYVQRMKSKWMLKMGMKNNATRQMHFRPQVLF; this is encoded by the exons ATGACACGAAGTCCGGAAGTCAGCTCGCAGTCCGGCTCTTATGGTGTGGTCAGGCCTCTAGTTGCTAGATTTCTGCCTCGGTCGCGCTTTATTTCCCGCCTGGCGATGGCGACCTACACCTGCAACACCTGCCGGGCGGTGTTGGAAGACGCGGAGGCGCAGCGGGTCCACTACAAGACGGACTGGCACCGCTACAACCTGAGGCGCAAAGTGGCCGGCATGGCCCCCGTCAGCCTCGAGGGCTTCCAGGAGCGGGTGCGGGCACAGCGGGCCCTGGCGGAGCCGGAGAGCAAGGGCGCGGCCACCTACTGCACCGTCTGCAGTAAGAAGTTTGCTTCCTTCAAGGCCTACGAAAACCACCTCAGGTCCCGGCGGCACGTGGAGCTCGAGAAGCAGGCGGTGAGTCGGAAAGTGGCGCTCATGAACGAGAAGAACTTGGAGAAAGGACTGGGCGTGGACAGTGTGGACAAGGATGCGGTGAACGCGGCCATCCAGCAGGTCATCAAGGCTCAGCCGTCCACGTCTCCCAAGAAGGCGGCGCCAGCTCCCGAGGCGGAGCCCGGGTGTCCCGTGGCCGCCGGGGGACGTGGGACTCAGCCGCGAGACCCGGGCGAGAAACCTCCCCGGCTGCGGTGGTTTGAACGGCAGGCGAAGAAGTTGGCGAAACAGCAGGGGgaggaagagagtgaagaagaccTAGATGGGGACG ACTGGGAGGATATTGATTCTGATGAGGACTTGGAATGTGAGGATGCTGAAGccacggaggaggaggaggagcaggatgcagaggaggaagaggcaggaggaagcaCCCCCCTTGGTGCCATCCCCATAACGGACTGCTTGTTTTGTCCACATCACTCAAGCTCCCTCACAAAAAATGTGGCTCATATGACCAAAGtccacagcttctttattcctGATGTAGAATATCTTTCAGATCTTAAGGGACTGATTAAATATTTGG GAGAGAAAGTTGGTGTTGGGAAGATTTGCTTGTGGTGCAATGAGAGAGGGAAGTCCTTCTACTCCACGGAGGCGGTACAGGCGCACATGAGTGACCGGAGTCACTGTAAGCTCTTCACAGATGGGGACGCTCTTTTGGAATTTGCGGACTTCTATGATTTTAG GAGTAGCTACCCAGATCACAAAGAAGGCGAAGACCATGATGAGACTGAGGAGCTGCCCTCAGAAAAGACCCTGGATTATGACGATGAAACCATGGAGCTGATTCTCCCTTCTG GTGCCAGGGTGGGTCATCGCTCCTTGATGAGATACTACAAGCAGCGGTTCGGCTTGTCGAGAGCTGTGGCGGTTGCTAAGAATCAGAAGGCTGTGGGCCGGGTCCTGCAGCAGTACAGAGCCCTGGGATGGACTGGCAGCACAG gagcAGCTCTGGTGCGCCAGCGGGACATGCAGTATGTCCAGAGGATGAAGTCGAAGTGGATGCTGAAGATGGGGATGAAGAACAACGCCACCCGGCAGATGCACTTCCGGCCCCAGGTGCTGTTCTGA